From a single Lolium rigidum isolate FL_2022 chromosome 7, APGP_CSIRO_Lrig_0.1, whole genome shotgun sequence genomic region:
- the LOC124674568 gene encoding TLD domain-containing protein 2, translating into MLAWKEKVADRLARLLADSPPTSSTAVQPQAIPFPAEHFTSPSKGSLSSYVMSLLPTSNSGHEDASPFARSMRPLPPESLAKRWRGNNFSWKDRPLDLSEGSGSESERDEMNGSSNNNHILESHRSEDNHNANGETSTSDHLGSIYYLTEKSRFVSPKLFGFFQSSLPGTLKGCHWVLLYSTWKHGISLRTLLRRSEHLQGPCLLIVGDMQGAVFGGLLNGPLRPTEKRKYQGTNQTFVFTTIYGEPRLFRPTGANRYYYLCLKDTLAFGGGGNFALRLDEDLIHGTSGSCDTFGNSCLAHGPHFEMKNVELWGFSHSRGGST; encoded by the exons ATGCTGGCGTGGAAGGAGAAGGTGGCCGACAGGCTCGCCCGCCTCCTGGCCGACTCccctcccacctcctccaccgccgtccAGCCGCAG GCAATACCTTTTCCAGCAGAGCATTTTACTTCCCCCAGCAAAGGATCATTATCATCTTATGTGATGTCCCTTCTGCCAACCTCAAACTCAGGACATGAAGATGCCTCGCCTTTTGCTAGAAGTATGAGACCATTACCTCCTGAATCACTTGCTAAGCGATGGAGAGGGAATAATTTCTCATGGAAAGATCGTCCGCTAGACTTGAGCGAAGGGTCTGGTTCTGAAAGTGAGAGAGATGAAATGAATGGAAGTTCTAATAACAACCATATCCTCGAGTCACACAGGTCCGAGGATAACCATAATGCTAATGGGGAAACATCAACGTCAGACCACTTAGGCTCTATTTATTATTTAACGGAAAAGTCTAGATTTGTATCCCCAAAATTGTTTGGGTTCTTTCAGTCTTCACTCCCTGGGACTTTAAAGGGATGCCACTGGGTATTGCTCTATAG CACTTGGAAGCATGGAATATCTCTAAGAACACTTCTTCGTAGAAGTGAGCATCTTCAGGGTCCATGCCTATTG ATTGTAGGGGACATGCAAGGGGCTGTTTTTGGTGGGTTACTGAATGGTCCTTTGAGGCCTACAGAGAAAAGGAAATATCAG ggGACAAATCAGACATTTGTATTCACAACTATTTATGGTGAACCAAGACTTTTTAGACCAACTG GTGCAAACAGGTACTACTATTTGTGCTTGAAAGATACTTTGGCATTTGGAGGTGGTGGGAACTTTGCGTTGCGACTTGATGAAGATTT GATACATGGAACCAGTGGATCATGTGATACATTTGGGAACTCATGTTTGGCTCATGGTCCCCATTTTGAAATGAAGAATGTTGAG CTGTGGGGTTTCTCCCATTCACGGGGAGGTTCGACATAG